In one Pasteuria penetrans genomic region, the following are encoded:
- the atpB gene encoding F0F1 ATP synthase subunit A yields MHESRILDYDFLGVPMKFDLVAVYTTGVTCLLVFLLVFFAARRPSLVPTGAQNVLESVMGFVQGMVKEQIKPGIAPRFYGFTLSLFLYILVANQVGLLTSMPSVMDHHHYVWWKSPTANINVALVMAVAITYGAHGMGIARHGWRYLCQYKNPFELFGLVTQPLTHGMRLWANIMAGEIVIGVLLQAGSWVMMSAPLIVWLGYSIFVGVIQAYVFSVLAMVYIGNQLGDPH; encoded by the coding sequence ATGCATGAGTCGAGGATTTTGGACTACGATTTTTTGGGTGTGCCAATGAAATTTGATCTCGTAGCTGTGTATACGACAGGGGTGACCTGTTTGTTGGTCTTCTTGTTGGTGTTTTTTGCTGCCCGGCGTCCTTCCCTTGTGCCCACGGGTGCGCAGAACGTGCTGGAGAGTGTTATGGGGTTTGTGCAGGGAATGGTGAAGGAACAGATCAAGCCCGGGATTGCGCCCCGTTTTTATGGATTCACTCTGTCACTCTTTCTATATATTCTCGTAGCCAATCAGGTTGGGCTGCTTACTAGTATGCCCAGTGTGATGGATCATCATCATTACGTATGGTGGAAATCACCAACAGCGAATATAAACGTGGCACTTGTCATGGCGGTTGCAATTACCTATGGTGCACATGGGATGGGGATAGCTCGACACGGGTGGCGCTATTTGTGTCAATATAAGAATCCCTTCGAGCTTTTCGGCTTGGTTACCCAGCCCTTGACGCATGGAATGCGTTTGTGGGCCAATATTATGGCTGGTGAGATCGTCATTGGTGTTTTACTTCAGGCGGGTTCCTGGGTGATGATGAGTGCGCCCCTGATTGTTTGGCTAGGGTATTCCATTTTTGTAGGGGTTATTCAGGCCTATGTATTCTCCGTATTGGCTATGGTCTATATTGGGAATCAATTGGGAGATCCTCATTGA
- a CDS encoding IS256 family transposase, whose translation MRVDRTLHCLEHPQDEGNGVYHRGYSTLFGELDLEVPRTRWEFSPYSLPRYQSAKNTLKDFIYRLYLPGLSLRNSSKLLEEGFNLRTSPETLSQWLQPYYNDAIQYFERDLSTTVYTAIGMDTLFVPIREEGRYVSKAIAVSTGITAEGRRDIIGITPSPDENVESYDQHIGKLKERGLNVNDIRIVTTDGHRAFPLVVRKHFPHHTVHQRCYVHAIRNIMNAAPKSMKKEMAKDASYVLRSGDMGQALERWSECAGKYRFGNKATCEAWERLSPKKISLSLQAASSITQNPILLPYILSTNYTEPLNALFRERTNSKKGGFVGLEVAMKELMLTAFYWVGKQKGNPNPLPAEESPFDPC comes from the coding sequence ATGCGTGTAGATCGAACCCTCCATTGTCTGGAACATCCCCAGGATGAGGGGAATGGGGTCTATCATCGCGGATATAGCACACTGTTTGGGGAATTAGATCTAGAGGTTCCTAGGACAAGATGGGAATTTTCACCGTACTCGTTACCACGTTATCAGAGTGCAAAGAATACCCTCAAAGATTTCATTTATCGTCTTTATCTTCCGGGCCTCTCCTTGCGAAATAGTAGTAAACTACTGGAGGAAGGATTCAACCTTCGGACGTCCCCGGAAACGCTTTCGCAATGGTTGCAACCTTATTACAACGATGCTATACAATATTTCGAAAGGGATCTGAGCACGACAGTATATACAGCCATAGGTATGGATACCCTCTTTGTTCCCATTCGGGAGGAGGGTCGTTATGTTTCGAAGGCGATCGCAGTCAGCACGGGTATCACGGCGGAGGGGAGGCGGGATATAATAGGGATCACCCCCTCGCCTGATGAGAATGTGGAATCCTATGATCAGCATATAGGGAAACTAAAGGAACGGGGCTTGAATGTCAACGATATACGTATCGTTACCACAGATGGGCATAGGGCTTTTCCCTTAGTTGTACGCAAGCATTTTCCTCACCATACGGTTCACCAACGGTGTTACGTTCACGCGATTCGTAACATCATGAATGCAGCTCCTAAAAGTATGAAGAAGGAAATGGCTAAGGACGCTTCTTACGTCTTACGGTCTGGGGATATGGGACAGGCACTAGAACGGTGGTCTGAGTGTGCAGGGAAGTATCGGTTTGGAAATAAGGCGACGTGCGAAGCATGGGAAAGGCTCAGTCCTAAAAAAATCTCCCTGAGCTTACAAGCGGCATCATCCATTACCCAAAACCCCATACTTCTGCCCTATATACTGTCCACGAACTACACGGAACCGCTGAATGCTTTGTTTCGTGAGAGAACGAATAGCAAAAAAGGTGGATTCGTTGGTCTTGAGGTAGCGATGAAGGAATTGATGCTTACCGCTTTCTATTGGGTGGGGAAACAAAAAGGGAACCCCAATCCATTACCTGCCGAGGAATCTCCTTTCGATCCCTGCTGA
- the atpH gene encoding ATP synthase F1 subunit delta, whose product MSLVAKRYALALFRVAEEQKVVDMVEQDMRKAARAFWGVPKLWFWLGSSAVPLAQKRGLFLTALRDVHPLVRNTFLLLLDRKRFQEILSVAEALHEYVLASRGEMEAVVMVAAALSAEDRSRVQGVFEKKLGLRLRVQWVVDDSLLGGTVVRVGDRVYDGSLSTQLARFAHLAARSEG is encoded by the coding sequence GTGAGCTTAGTAGCCAAACGGTATGCGCTTGCCTTGTTCCGAGTTGCCGAGGAACAAAAAGTAGTGGACATGGTGGAGCAGGACATGCGTAAAGCGGCGCGTGCTTTTTGGGGTGTTCCCAAGTTGTGGTTTTGGTTGGGTAGTTCCGCTGTACCCTTGGCGCAGAAACGTGGTTTATTCCTCACAGCATTGCGCGATGTGCATCCATTGGTTAGAAATACCTTCCTGTTGTTGTTGGATCGGAAACGATTCCAGGAGATTTTGTCGGTAGCGGAGGCTCTGCATGAATACGTCCTGGCATCGCGAGGTGAGATGGAGGCTGTTGTTATGGTGGCAGCTGCACTCTCAGCGGAGGATCGGTCGCGTGTACAGGGGGTATTTGAGAAGAAGTTGGGTCTCCGTTTGCGTGTTCAGTGGGTAGTGGATGATAGTCTTCTTGGCGGTACCGTAGTGCGTGTGGGTGATCGTGTGTATGATGGCAGCTTGAGTACGCAGCTGGCAAGGTTTGCTCACTTAGCGGCGCGATCCGAAGGGTGA
- the atpG gene encoding ATP synthase F1 subunit gamma codes for MPANTRELKRRVRSVRNTQQITKAMKMVAASKLRHAQDRVEAVRPYNVALCGVLSRVLLAHSSAEHPLIAPREVQRRAYCVITSDRGLAGGYNSGLLRKLEMELQGQGVSQYYLIVSGRKGAEILPQRGYTLHDVVDPMSDMPAFLVVRELAKRLIEGYVNGTYDELLLVFNRFISPMVQDPTVESLLPLAHLLRSADEGETTEDKAILYDYEPSVAGVLDDLLVRVARAQVYQAVLEARASEFAARMHAMSQATDNAEDMISSLTLQLNRARQAAITQEIAEIVGGAAAL; via the coding sequence ATGCCGGCTAATACACGCGAACTCAAACGGAGAGTTCGTTCGGTAAGGAATACCCAACAGATTACGAAGGCTATGAAGATGGTGGCGGCTTCAAAGTTGCGGCACGCGCAGGATCGGGTGGAGGCTGTCCGTCCCTATAATGTGGCGTTGTGCGGTGTGTTGTCGCGTGTTTTGTTGGCCCATTCTTCCGCCGAGCACCCTTTGATTGCACCGCGCGAGGTACAGCGTCGGGCTTACTGTGTCATTACCTCGGATCGTGGTTTGGCGGGTGGTTATAACAGTGGATTGTTGCGCAAATTGGAGATGGAATTGCAGGGACAGGGTGTATCCCAGTATTATCTGATTGTTTCTGGGCGAAAGGGTGCGGAGATTTTGCCGCAGCGTGGATATACCTTGCATGATGTTGTGGATCCCATGTCCGATATGCCTGCCTTTTTAGTGGTGCGCGAGTTGGCGAAACGGTTGATCGAGGGCTATGTAAATGGAACTTATGATGAGTTGTTGCTGGTTTTCAATCGGTTCATCAGCCCTATGGTTCAGGATCCAACAGTGGAGTCCCTCTTGCCTTTGGCTCATTTATTGCGGAGCGCGGACGAGGGGGAGACGACAGAGGATAAGGCAATTTTGTATGATTATGAACCTTCCGTCGCCGGTGTTTTGGATGATTTATTGGTTAGGGTGGCGAGAGCACAGGTATACCAGGCGGTGTTGGAGGCGCGTGCGAGTGAGTTTGCGGCTCGTATGCACGCAATGTCACAGGCGACGGATAACGCCGAGGATATGATTTCCTCGCTTACGTTGCAGCTCAATCGGGCACGGCAGGCGGCAATTACGCAGGAAATTGCAGAGATTGTGGGCGGTGCAGCAGCGTTATAG
- the atpF gene encoding F0F1 ATP synthase subunit B yields the protein MLDLQLGTALFQLVAFLVLVFLVSRFAVRPVSKMMEARTERIKSTLEEAEAKRKEALLYVEQQREALKQARQEAQGMLATARFQKEQEAASILQEARQRAEQTLESAKSEVAREREEAVRQLRVEVSGLAVQLASRILHKEVDRSQHEQLLERYLRQVGS from the coding sequence GTGTTAGATCTTCAGTTAGGAACAGCGTTGTTCCAGTTGGTGGCTTTTCTCGTTCTTGTTTTCTTGGTGAGTCGTTTTGCTGTACGCCCGGTGTCGAAAATGATGGAGGCACGTACGGAGAGGATTAAGTCTACTCTGGAGGAGGCAGAAGCGAAGCGGAAGGAGGCCCTTCTCTATGTAGAGCAGCAAAGGGAGGCCTTGAAGCAAGCCCGGCAGGAGGCTCAGGGGATGCTTGCCACTGCGCGTTTTCAGAAGGAGCAGGAGGCGGCGTCGATCCTACAGGAGGCGAGGCAGAGAGCCGAGCAAACGTTGGAGTCTGCTAAGTCGGAGGTTGCACGGGAGCGGGAGGAGGCAGTCCGTCAGCTCCGTGTCGAGGTAAGCGGTTTGGCTGTGCAGTTGGCGAGTCGGATTTTGCATAAAGAGGTTGATCGGTCCCAGCACGAGCAGTTGCTGGAGCGATACTTGAGGCAGGTGGGCTCGTGA
- a CDS encoding transposase has protein sequence MSVTEAYNNLHALIGVGLQHDHKNIRKGAESLQRGQQSIANYHRGDKATNALIEGKNCATKLDFRQRFGVRIWRNYENLAIVCRNSHLENDQGVNFRNVS, from the coding sequence GTGTCCGTTACCGAGGCTTACAATAATCTGCACGCTCTCATCGGGGTAGGATTACAGCACGACCACAAGAACATTAGAAAAGGTGCAGAGAGCCTACAGAGGGGGCAACAGTCCATTGCAAATTACCATCGAGGAGACAAGGCTACCAATGCCCTTATAGAGGGAAAGAACTGTGCCACCAAGCTTGACTTTCGCCAACGTTTTGGGGTTAGGATTTGGAGGAACTATGAGAACCTTGCTATCGTATGTCGCAATAGCCACCTGGAAAACGATCAGGGGGTAAATTTCCGGAATGTTTCATAA
- the atpA gene encoding F0F1 ATP synthase subunit alpha → MGIRAEEISTLIKKQIEHYGTDMEVADVGTVIQVGDGIARIHGLSEAMSGELVEFSKGNLGMVANLEMENVGVVVLGSCDEIHEGDPVRRTGRLMEVPVGEALLGRVVNPLGQPLDGAGPISSEHFRPVEMPAAGVVDRRSVHQPLQTGIKAIDAMVPIGRGQRELIIGDRQTGKTTVAVDTILNQKDTGVLCVYVAIGQKQSTVAQVVEKLRQRGAMEYTTVVVASASDPFPLLYLAPYAGCAMGEYFMYQGGHVLCVYDDLSKQAAAYRELSLLLRRPPGREAYPGDVFYLHSRLLERAAQLSEAKGGGSLTALPFIETQAGDISAYIPTNVISITDGQIFLETSLFHAGVRPAVNVGFSVSRVGGAAQVKAMSKVAGTLRLDLSQYQELAAFAQFGSDLDPSTQAKLSRGRRTMEILKQGENKPLPVELQVLSLYLVTKGYLDDVPVDQVRRFEEEFHLSVQSGAQDLLAKLRQEARWTEEIERELQGVILKFKKTFLIK, encoded by the coding sequence ATGGGCATTCGGGCTGAGGAGATCAGTACACTTATCAAGAAGCAGATTGAGCACTATGGCACGGATATGGAAGTGGCTGATGTGGGTACCGTCATCCAAGTGGGTGATGGCATTGCACGTATACACGGTTTGAGTGAAGCAATGTCTGGCGAGCTCGTTGAGTTTTCTAAGGGTAATCTGGGAATGGTTGCGAACCTGGAGATGGAGAATGTCGGTGTTGTGGTACTGGGATCTTGTGATGAGATTCATGAGGGGGACCCTGTACGCCGTACAGGTCGGTTGATGGAAGTACCGGTGGGTGAGGCATTGCTGGGTCGGGTAGTCAACCCCCTCGGACAGCCCCTAGATGGGGCAGGGCCTATTTCCTCGGAACACTTCCGTCCTGTGGAAATGCCAGCTGCAGGTGTTGTGGATCGCCGATCTGTTCATCAGCCCCTGCAGACAGGGATCAAGGCGATCGATGCGATGGTGCCCATTGGTCGCGGGCAACGCGAGTTGATCATTGGGGATCGTCAGACGGGGAAAACGACGGTTGCGGTGGATACGATCCTGAATCAGAAGGATACGGGTGTCCTTTGTGTCTACGTAGCGATTGGTCAGAAGCAGTCTACAGTGGCGCAGGTGGTGGAGAAATTACGACAACGGGGTGCGATGGAGTATACCACGGTGGTGGTAGCGAGTGCTTCCGATCCCTTTCCCCTTCTGTACTTAGCCCCCTATGCGGGTTGTGCGATGGGCGAGTATTTTATGTATCAGGGTGGCCATGTGTTGTGTGTATACGATGATCTTTCCAAGCAGGCTGCGGCCTACCGGGAGCTTTCCCTTTTACTTCGTCGTCCGCCAGGACGTGAAGCCTACCCCGGGGATGTTTTTTACTTACATTCCCGTTTGTTGGAGCGTGCGGCCCAGTTGTCGGAAGCAAAGGGTGGCGGTTCCCTGACAGCATTGCCTTTCATTGAGACACAGGCTGGGGATATTTCTGCCTATATTCCTACTAATGTGATTTCTATCACTGATGGACAAATTTTCCTAGAGACGTCTCTTTTTCATGCGGGTGTGCGACCGGCTGTCAATGTGGGCTTCTCGGTTTCCCGTGTGGGTGGTGCGGCACAGGTTAAGGCCATGAGTAAGGTCGCGGGTACCCTTCGTTTGGACCTTTCGCAGTATCAAGAGCTAGCTGCCTTTGCTCAGTTTGGTTCTGACTTGGATCCCTCTACACAGGCTAAGTTGTCGCGTGGTAGGCGTACGATGGAGATCCTTAAGCAGGGAGAAAATAAGCCGTTGCCTGTAGAATTACAAGTATTGTCGCTGTACCTGGTTACGAAGGGTTATTTGGACGATGTTCCCGTGGATCAAGTTCGTAGATTCGAGGAAGAGTTCCATCTGTCGGTTCAGAGCGGGGCACAGGATTTGTTAGCGAAGCTCCGTCAAGAGGCTAGATGGACAGAGGAAATTGAGAGAGAACTGCAGGGTGTGATTCTTAAGTTTAAGAAGACGTTTCTAATAAAATAA
- the atpE gene encoding ATP synthase F0 subunit C: MSGSSKLMEVFPEVTSHVGGTYSGAVMLAVAALTGGFGNAWVVGRYLEGITRQPEAASQLRTAMFVGVGVVEALPIITAIFGILKIMGVFGLKG, translated from the coding sequence ATGTCGGGTTCGTCGAAGCTTATGGAGGTTTTCCCAGAAGTGACTTCCCATGTTGGTGGTACCTATTCCGGTGCAGTCATGTTGGCAGTGGCTGCGTTGACAGGCGGTTTCGGGAATGCGTGGGTAGTGGGCCGTTATTTGGAGGGGATTACCCGTCAACCGGAGGCTGCTTCGCAGTTGCGTACGGCCATGTTTGTGGGGGTTGGCGTGGTGGAGGCCTTGCCCATCATTACCGCGATTTTTGGTATTCTGAAGATCATGGGTGTCTTCGGTTTGAAGGGATGA